From Toxorhynchites rutilus septentrionalis strain SRP chromosome 2, ASM2978413v1, whole genome shotgun sequence, a single genomic window includes:
- the LOC129764710 gene encoding DNA damage-binding protein 1-like: MALIATKLGNDSKTYCIVGTALIHQAEPEPKIGRIIIYHYEDGALTQVSEKGIKGACYSLIESNGRVLASINSTVRLYEWTDDKNLRLECNHFNNVLELYCKTKGDFILVGDLMRWRAATTDDERQQMPEVAQFHLVNMMNIFRHGSLVMENIGERTTPTTGCLLFWSAIGLVTQISPDYEFLRKLQESLTDTIKSVGKIDYSYWHSYHTEMKTERCGEFIDGDLIEGFLDLSREKCTMYWDCRSTWIELRRSGGRR; the protein is encoded by the exons ATGGCACTGATTGCGACGAAATTGGGCAACGACTCGAAAACTTATTGCATCGTCGGCACAGCACTGATACATCAAGCGGAACCGGAACCCAAAATAGGAAGGATTATCATCTATCACTACGAGGATGGAGCCCTCACTCAAGTTAGCGAGAAGGGAATCAAGGGCGCGTGCTATTCTCTCATTGAGTCTAACGGCCGTGTATTGGCCAGCATCAATTCAACTGTACGATTGTATGAGTGGACTGATGATAAGAATTTGCGACTTGAATGTAACCATTTCAATAACGTGTTGGAATTATATTGTAAAACCAAGG GAGACTTCATTTTGGTGGGTGATTTGATGCGCTGGAG gGCCGCAACAACGGACGACGAACGACAGCAAATGCCAGAGGTTGCTCAATTCCATCTCGTTAATATGATGAATATATTCCGCCACGGTTCGCTCGTGATGGAAAACATTGGTGAGCGTACGACGCCGACAACGGGCTGTTTGTTATTTTGGTCAGCTATCGGTCTGGTCACACAAATATCACCTGATTATGAATTCCTTCGAAAGTTACAAGAAAGTTTGACTGACACTATCAAATCTGTTGGCAAGATTGATTATTCGTATTGGCATAGTTATCATACCGAAATGAAAACGGAACGTTGCGGGGAATTTATTGATGGAGACCTTATAGAAGGTTTTTTAGATTTAAGTCGGGAAAAATGTACGATGTATTGGGATTGCAGATCGACGTGGATAGAACTGAGAAGGAGTGGTGGCCGAAGATGA